One window of the Parasphingopyxis algicola genome contains the following:
- a CDS encoding muconate cycloisomerase family protein: MSDHHIHSVETVIVDLPLRRTQRFAAVGAQSTAVVLIRVMTDSGIEGIGECCTPSGPWWAGESVESIKLMIDTYITPHIIGEDVFEIRGIFRRVDRKLFGNAFAKAGIEMALLDIQGKASGVAVCELLGGRQRDSMPCSWPLATGTAEAEIEEAEQRIADRQFNIFKLKMGFLDPEVDVVRACAVARGLEGKASVRADPNESWDEATCKWALPRMEDAGIVMIEQPMARWNLEGAVRITARSKAAIMLDESQCTVQDMLRIAQMHAADLVSIKVMKSAGLLNARRVADIALASGTSLYMGTFLECSIGTAASMQLAATFDSLPYGGELSGPCLVAEDIAVRPARYEDYELQLEDGVGLAAEVDEDKVGALRRDRTYSVHAVGSKNADASAAQS, translated from the coding sequence ATGAGTGACCATCATATCCATTCCGTAGAAACGGTTATCGTGGATCTTCCGCTGCGCCGGACCCAGCGCTTCGCCGCGGTCGGCGCGCAATCGACGGCCGTCGTGCTCATCCGGGTGATGACCGACAGCGGCATCGAGGGCATCGGTGAATGTTGTACGCCATCGGGGCCATGGTGGGCTGGTGAAAGCGTCGAATCGATCAAACTGATGATCGATACATACATAACGCCGCATATTATTGGGGAGGATGTGTTCGAGATTCGGGGCATATTCCGCCGCGTCGATCGCAAACTGTTCGGAAACGCATTTGCCAAGGCTGGCATCGAGATGGCGCTGCTCGATATCCAAGGTAAGGCGTCGGGCGTCGCCGTTTGCGAATTGCTTGGTGGCCGGCAGCGCGATTCGATGCCCTGCTCATGGCCGCTCGCGACCGGCACGGCCGAAGCGGAGATCGAAGAGGCCGAACAGCGGATCGCCGACAGGCAGTTCAACATCTTCAAGCTGAAAATGGGATTTCTCGATCCCGAGGTCGACGTTGTCCGCGCGTGCGCCGTCGCCCGCGGCCTGGAAGGCAAAGCCAGCGTCAGGGCGGACCCCAATGAAAGCTGGGATGAAGCGACCTGCAAATGGGCGCTGCCCCGGATGGAAGATGCCGGCATTGTCATGATCGAACAGCCTATGGCCCGCTGGAATCTCGAAGGTGCCGTCCGTATCACCGCGCGCTCCAAGGCGGCCATCATGCTCGATGAAAGCCAGTGCACGGTGCAGGATATGCTCCGGATCGCGCAAATGCACGCCGCCGACCTGGTTTCGATCAAGGTGATGAAATCGGCGGGGCTTTTGAATGCGCGCCGAGTGGCCGACATTGCGCTGGCAAGCGGCACGTCGCTTTACATGGGTACGTTTCTGGAATGCTCGATCGGGACCGCTGCGAGCATGCAATTGGCCGCTACATTCGACAGTCTGCCCTATGGCGGAGAACTATCCGGCCCGTGCCTGGTTGCCGAGGACATAGCCGTCCGACCGGCGCGCTACGAAGATTACGAGCTCCAACTGGAAGATGGTGTCGGGCTGGCGGCAGAGGTCGACGAGGACAAGGTCGGCGC
- a CDS encoding LysR family transcriptional regulator, with protein MELRQLRYFVAVAEEQNFGRAARKLNISQPPITRQIKKLEDEMGVRLFKRTSKGTETTAAGQIFLEDAQAILARVNRSVERGQAAQRGELGALEIGYFGSTSYSVVPRILSLFKADNPGIELSLRRMSKKEQIEALKIGQLHIGFGRYYPSEPELAIEEVIAEGLALCLPRDFDGAIDDTNWTTIFDELPLVLFPSLGRPNFADETISILKREGVNPSVGAVAEDVRAALMLLAIGAGAMVVPNSVTDMNWFGVRFVKLKALADDCPVNIIYRKSDTSPQFRRFMRSIQKFRAASSEPVQSSAY; from the coding sequence ATGGAATTACGCCAGCTTCGGTATTTCGTCGCCGTCGCCGAAGAACAGAATTTCGGCCGGGCGGCGCGCAAGCTCAACATCTCCCAGCCGCCGATTACCCGCCAGATCAAAAAGCTGGAGGATGAGATGGGGGTCCGCCTGTTCAAGCGTACCAGCAAAGGCACCGAAACGACCGCCGCGGGTCAGATTTTCCTTGAAGATGCGCAGGCCATTCTGGCGCGTGTCAATCGCAGTGTGGAGCGCGGCCAGGCGGCCCAACGCGGAGAGCTGGGCGCTTTGGAGATCGGATATTTCGGATCCACCTCCTATTCCGTGGTGCCGCGAATTCTCAGCCTGTTCAAGGCAGACAATCCCGGGATCGAATTGTCTCTGAGGCGCATGTCGAAAAAGGAGCAGATCGAGGCGCTAAAGATCGGCCAACTGCACATCGGCTTCGGTCGATACTATCCCAGCGAACCCGAACTTGCGATCGAAGAAGTGATAGCGGAGGGGCTGGCGCTCTGCCTGCCACGCGATTTCGATGGCGCTATCGACGACACGAATTGGACAACCATATTCGACGAACTGCCTCTGGTGCTGTTTCCTTCGCTCGGTCGGCCGAACTTTGCCGACGAGACCATCTCCATTCTAAAGCGCGAAGGCGTCAATCCGTCGGTCGGCGCCGTTGCCGAGGATGTGCGAGCAGCACTGATGCTGCTCGCCATCGGCGCCGGTGCGATGGTCGTGCCCAATTCGGTCACGGACATGAACTGGTTCGGCGTGAGATTTGTGAAACTCAAGGCGCTGGCCGACGATTGCCCGGTCAATATCATCTATCGAAAATCGGACACGAGCCCGCAATTCAGGCGATTCATGCGATCGATCCAGAAGTTCAGGGCAGCGAGCAGCGAGCCGGTGCAATCATCGGCATATTGA
- a CDS encoding TonB-dependent receptor, whose protein sequence is MRVLSGGLGKMLLGTTILVAPAQSLMAQNQPDSGAQASASSSAPIIVTAQRREQSLSEVPISIATLDSELLTETGVSDIAGTSNLVPNFNIYEGFDRSEVAINIRGLTSGTSNPGIDPSVGFFVDGVYIARPAALTGKLTDIERIEVLRGPQGTLYGRNTSAGAVNIYSQDPSDTFESSFLLGYGSYDTVDIRGRVSGPLTDGFGASLSGYYGRADSFLDDAVTGAPIGSSEDYGFRARLLIEPGPSLTIALSADYSEGTTDASRAIGAFQKDQGDLATIFQTAQQTGNPALVQFIRAVRNVPLDSFDRETLRSDEGEADDLEQYGVSAEINWDVGPATITSITAYRESEDFASIDPDFSPADLFLTSVRNEDHQFSQEIRLTSNDPIGGFEYLLGLFYFDSGFTADTQTQFGVPLFGQFNAMMPPNPITQPQSANSVVTQDTEAFAIFGQLSYEIVDGLTFTYGFRYNNESKSGLINQNPDRGINSTSGIPFPLQFPVFAGLTADIDDEDFINMASLNYQISPNSNIYATYAEGLKSGGINASILLNTNGLTFDKETSTNYEIGYRNVFANGMRLNLAAFYMTFNDLQVQTFDPSNPANIIVVNAGEAEIYGIEGDLFWPIADGLDFNIAAAYNESQYVDTVFPGTAPVQNPALPGIDLFLPTLIDVDGRTLSRAPKFTLSSGLQYSFALSDRLEASIRGDYVYASSQYLDAILTPESRIDGYGVFNLRTTIRTSDDRWQFSIFANNLFDEEYYTQIIASPAAAGLGVDPGVATFFGVQGAPQTFGVELRRTF, encoded by the coding sequence GTGCGGGTATTGAGCGGTGGATTGGGTAAGATGTTGCTGGGAACGACGATACTGGTCGCACCGGCGCAATCGCTCATGGCGCAAAATCAGCCGGACAGCGGCGCGCAGGCCTCGGCATCGAGTAGTGCGCCGATCATCGTGACCGCACAAAGGCGCGAACAATCGCTTTCCGAGGTGCCTATTTCGATCGCAACGCTCGATAGCGAGCTGCTCACGGAAACTGGCGTGTCCGACATTGCCGGCACGTCCAACCTCGTTCCCAATTTCAACATCTATGAAGGTTTCGACCGGTCGGAAGTCGCAATCAACATCCGCGGCCTCACCTCGGGAACAAGCAATCCGGGCATCGATCCCAGTGTCGGGTTCTTCGTCGATGGCGTCTATATTGCCCGCCCGGCGGCGCTGACTGGCAAGCTGACGGATATCGAGCGCATCGAAGTGCTGCGTGGTCCCCAGGGCACGCTGTACGGACGCAATACCTCCGCCGGCGCCGTCAACATCTATAGCCAGGATCCAAGCGACACTTTCGAGAGCAGTTTCCTGCTCGGCTATGGGAGTTACGACACGGTCGATATTCGCGGCCGTGTCTCCGGTCCGCTGACAGATGGCTTCGGGGCATCGCTATCGGGCTATTATGGGCGCGCCGACAGCTTTCTCGACGATGCCGTCACTGGCGCGCCGATCGGCAGCAGCGAAGATTATGGGTTCAGGGCGCGATTGCTCATCGAGCCGGGCCCGTCGCTGACGATCGCCCTGTCGGCTGATTATTCCGAGGGAACGACCGATGCATCGCGCGCCATCGGTGCCTTCCAGAAGGACCAGGGCGATCTCGCGACCATCTTCCAGACCGCGCAGCAAACGGGCAATCCGGCATTGGTGCAATTCATCCGGGCCGTGCGCAATGTCCCGCTCGACAGCTTTGACCGCGAAACGTTGCGCAGCGACGAAGGCGAAGCCGATGATCTGGAGCAATATGGAGTATCCGCGGAGATCAATTGGGACGTTGGGCCGGCAACGATCACGTCGATCACGGCCTATCGGGAATCGGAGGATTTCGCGTCGATCGACCCCGACTTTTCGCCCGCCGATCTGTTCCTGACATCGGTCCGCAACGAGGATCACCAGTTCTCGCAGGAAATCCGCCTGACTTCGAACGATCCGATCGGTGGCTTCGAATATCTGCTCGGCCTTTTCTATTTTGACTCAGGATTCACGGCCGACACGCAGACGCAGTTCGGCGTGCCGCTCTTCGGACAGTTCAACGCGATGATGCCGCCCAATCCCATCACCCAGCCGCAAAGCGCGAATTCGGTCGTCACGCAGGACACCGAAGCATTCGCCATATTCGGTCAGCTATCTTACGAGATAGTGGACGGCCTCACATTCACCTATGGGTTCCGGTACAATAACGAATCCAAATCGGGCCTGATCAATCAAAACCCGGACCGGGGAATCAATTCGACTAGCGGCATTCCATTCCCGCTCCAATTTCCTGTTTTTGCCGGACTCACCGCCGATATTGATGACGAAGACTTCATCAATATGGCCAGTCTGAATTATCAGATCAGCCCGAACAGCAACATCTATGCAACCTATGCCGAAGGCCTGAAATCCGGCGGCATCAATGCTAGCATCCTGCTGAACACGAACGGGCTGACCTTCGACAAGGAAACGTCGACCAATTACGAGATCGGTTATCGCAACGTGTTCGCGAACGGCATGCGGCTGAACCTGGCGGCATTCTATATGACGTTCAACGATCTGCAGGTGCAGACGTTCGATCCGTCCAATCCCGCAAACATCATCGTCGTCAATGCCGGCGAAGCGGAAATCTACGGTATCGAAGGCGATTTGTTCTGGCCAATCGCCGATGGTTTGGATTTCAACATCGCGGCCGCCTACAATGAATCGCAATATGTCGACACCGTATTCCCCGGCACGGCGCCGGTTCAGAATCCGGCCTTGCCGGGCATCGACCTGTTTCTGCCAACGCTGATCGACGTCGACGGCCGGACGCTCAGTCGGGCGCCGAAATTTACGCTTTCGAGCGGCCTCCAATACAGTTTCGCGTTAAGCGACCGGCTGGAGGCGTCGATACGCGGAGACTATGTTTATGCCAGTTCGCAATATCTGGATGCCATCCTTACGCCGGAATCGCGCATCGACGGATATGGCGTGTTCAATCTGCGAACAACGATCAGAACCAGCGACGACCGGTGGCAGTTTTCGATCTTCGCGAACAATCTGTTCGACGAGGAATACTACACGCAGATCATTGCCAGTCCGGCCGCTGCGGGCCTCGGTGTCGATCCGGGCGTTGCGACTTTCTTCGGTGTGCAGGGCGCACCGCAGACCTTTGGCGTAGAACTACGCAGGACGTTTTGA
- a CDS encoding PDR/VanB family oxidoreductase codes for MSDTVSATIVEKWQAARDIHAFTLAVERPDAIGAAAPGAHIDVHLPSGAVRQYSLTGLSRDDPGRVTIAVLREEGGRGGSIEMCDTLSVGDRVPISPARNTFALDHGRPDYRLLAGGIGLTPILHMAFALHDAGRSFQLDICTRSPADVAFKTVIDATLFADRIRYHHSAEAGNQRLDLPAYLAAIPPDTQLYACGPARMMDEIDRCTRDWGAERLRTERFSNEVADLSDEDSGVFTIELARSGRSFEIPEDKSILDVLNAEGISKDSSCLEGVCGTCITEVVSGDIIHRDACLYDEEKEANSAIACCVSRGRPGTTVVLDL; via the coding sequence GTGTCCGACACAGTGTCAGCCACTATAGTCGAAAAATGGCAGGCGGCGCGTGACATTCACGCCTTTACGCTCGCCGTCGAGCGGCCGGATGCGATTGGCGCCGCCGCGCCCGGGGCCCATATCGACGTCCATCTGCCGAGCGGCGCGGTACGGCAATATTCGCTGACCGGCCTCTCACGCGATGACCCTGGCCGGGTGACCATCGCCGTCCTGCGCGAGGAAGGCGGCCGGGGCGGGTCGATCGAAATGTGCGATACACTTTCGGTCGGAGATCGCGTGCCGATTTCCCCGGCGCGAAATACATTCGCGCTGGATCATGGCCGGCCGGATTACCGGCTGCTTGCCGGCGGCATTGGTTTGACACCGATCCTGCATATGGCCTTTGCGTTGCATGACGCGGGCCGGTCCTTCCAACTCGATATCTGCACCCGCAGTCCGGCTGATGTGGCGTTCAAGACAGTGATCGATGCGACGCTATTCGCCGATCGGATCCGGTATCACCATAGCGCCGAAGCGGGCAATCAGCGGCTCGACCTGCCTGCCTATCTGGCGGCGATCCCGCCCGACACGCAGCTTTATGCCTGCGGACCGGCGCGGATGATGGATGAGATCGATCGATGCACACGAGACTGGGGAGCCGAACGGCTGCGGACCGAACGGTTCAGCAACGAAGTGGCCGATCTCTCCGATGAAGATTCAGGCGTTTTTACAATCGAGTTGGCGCGTTCGGGCCGATCTTTCGAGATACCGGAGGACAAATCGATCCTCGACGTGCTCAACGCGGAAGGCATATCGAAGGACAGTTCCTGTCTCGAGGGCGTATGCGGGACATGCATTACGGAAGTGGTGTCAGGCGACATTATCCATCGTGACGCCTGTCTCTACGACGAGGAAAAAGAGGCGAACAGCGCAATCGCCTGCTGCGTTTCCCGCGGCAGACCCGGCACGACGGTCGTGCTGGATCTCTAA
- a CDS encoding AraC family transcriptional regulator: MAENCTVTVEAEGDRYEIAPGGMIALPRGTAHSLWRGDAAIRRHQSLQPPFSQEERTGRRQGGGQIFCCRVPTSANPLPDIVPSVLSFDREQLRAENRLDLYFELIRHNALGPVENRGRILQKLAEIVATILLEHMLRDLKNRGSDLTGAANDANIRRALNAIHGSPKTNWTLAGLADSAVLGRSTFAQRFREATGKSPLQYLAEYRIALASQMLRESEISIAEIAYKVGYETDSAFSKAFKRLVGLSPTTYRARELNR, encoded by the coding sequence ATGGCCGAAAACTGTACAGTCACCGTGGAAGCCGAGGGCGATCGATATGAAATTGCCCCGGGAGGCATGATCGCATTGCCGCGTGGCACGGCTCACAGCCTATGGCGGGGCGACGCCGCCATTCGCCGTCATCAATCGCTCCAACCGCCCTTCTCCCAAGAGGAAAGAACCGGCCGCAGGCAGGGAGGGGGCCAGATTTTTTGCTGTCGCGTGCCGACCAGCGCCAATCCGCTGCCCGATATCGTTCCGTCGGTCCTGTCCTTCGACCGCGAACAGTTGCGAGCCGAAAATCGTCTCGATCTGTATTTCGAGCTTATCCGGCACAATGCGCTTGGTCCGGTCGAAAACCGAGGGCGCATTCTCCAAAAGCTGGCCGAGATCGTGGCGACGATCCTGCTCGAGCATATGTTGCGGGATCTGAAAAACCGGGGCAGCGATCTTACGGGGGCGGCGAACGACGCGAATATCCGGCGTGCGCTGAACGCGATCCACGGCTCGCCGAAAACCAACTGGACACTGGCCGGATTGGCCGATTCCGCTGTACTCGGCCGCTCGACCTTCGCACAAAGGTTCAGAGAGGCGACCGGTAAATCACCGCTGCAATATCTCGCCGAGTATCGTATTGCACTGGCATCGCAGATGCTCCGCGAGAGCGAAATATCGATCGCCGAGATCGCCTATAAGGTCGGTTATGAGACGGATTCCGCCTTTAGCAAAGCATTCAAGCGTCTGGTCGGATTAAGTCCGACAACCTATCGCGCACGTGAATTGAACCGATAA
- a CDS encoding dioxygenase: MANNRLDQIVSTIVDKVRQGVIEEGVTFEEYRAAIGYIMKISEAGELPLFIDVFLNTTVVSVINQNSHPNASPSDMEGPYFLDDAPFVKNGKIKTMDEYKDDEPMVVRGTVKDVDGNPLPGVVIDMWSSTPDGKYGGIHDNIPVDYYRGKVKTDENGQFEAESTVPVPYRIPDSGPVGAMLEMMGRHSWRPAHVHLKVRHPGYRELITQLYFEEDEYVHSDCCEGIVPAEFVYPRIVEDGKRVLEADLVIEPVAQQQAA, encoded by the coding sequence GTGGCCAATAATCGTTTGGATCAGATCGTCAGCACAATCGTGGACAAGGTCCGTCAGGGCGTCATCGAGGAAGGCGTGACTTTCGAAGAATATCGCGCCGCGATCGGCTATATCATGAAGATATCCGAGGCCGGTGAATTGCCTCTGTTCATCGATGTTTTCCTCAACACGACCGTGGTCAGCGTTATTAACCAGAACAGCCATCCCAATGCGTCCCCGTCCGATATGGAGGGCCCCTATTTTCTCGATGACGCGCCTTTCGTCAAAAATGGGAAAATCAAGACGATGGACGAGTATAAGGACGATGAGCCGATGGTTGTGCGCGGCACCGTCAAGGATGTGGACGGCAATCCGCTGCCGGGTGTCGTTATCGACATGTGGAGCTCGACGCCGGACGGCAAATATGGCGGCATTCACGACAATATCCCGGTCGACTATTATCGCGGCAAGGTGAAGACCGACGAGAATGGCCAGTTCGAAGCGGAAAGCACCGTCCCGGTTCCATATCGAATTCCCGATAGCGGCCCGGTCGGCGCGATGCTGGAAATGATGGGGCGGCACAGCTGGCGCCCGGCCCATGTCCATTTGAAAGTGCGCCATCCCGGATATCGCGAACTGATCACCCAGCTCTATTTCGAGGAAGACGAATATGTGCACAGCGATTGCTGCGAAGGCATCGTGCCGGCCGAGTTCGTCTATCCGCGCATCGTCGAAGACGGCAAGCGCGTTCTCGAAGCGGATTTGGTGATAGAACCGGTCGCCCAGCAACAGGCTGCCTGA
- a CDS encoding dienelactone hydrolase family protein: MCHGKAVRAFPDPMDAESFDDGVSGYRFGGDTERRIAILPDIYGCNDFYRGLSTHLAERGAQVFLVDTFAGLGDLPEVTREAAFARRGQVEDKAFLDRFEDFVRRNRIGGVIGFCLGGLYVFELARRGVDADLLGLYGFPQGLPNQDPLPVPFEYLPQVTTPFAMLLGAEDESVGADNIAKLGTLAPDIPAMALKVYDGVGHNFLPFLDSDDADKKAIAKDALARIEAVAA, encoded by the coding sequence ATGTGCCATGGAAAAGCCGTTCGAGCCTTTCCCGATCCGATGGACGCCGAGAGTTTTGATGATGGCGTATCCGGCTATCGGTTCGGCGGGGATACCGAGCGGAGGATCGCCATCCTTCCCGATATCTATGGGTGCAACGACTTTTATCGCGGGCTCTCCACACATCTCGCCGAGCGCGGCGCCCAGGTTTTCTTGGTCGACACCTTTGCCGGGCTGGGCGATTTGCCAGAAGTTACGCGCGAGGCGGCTTTTGCGCGGCGCGGTCAAGTCGAGGACAAGGCCTTTCTCGATCGGTTCGAAGATTTTGTTCGTCGCAACCGCATCGGCGGCGTGATCGGATTCTGCCTCGGCGGACTCTATGTGTTCGAGCTGGCGCGGCGCGGCGTCGATGCCGACCTTCTCGGCCTGTACGGTTTCCCCCAGGGCCTGCCCAATCAGGATCCGCTGCCCGTTCCGTTCGAGTATCTGCCGCAGGTTACGACCCCCTTCGCGATGCTACTCGGCGCGGAGGACGAGTCGGTGGGAGCCGATAATATTGCCAAGCTGGGGACACTCGCGCCCGACATTCCGGCCATGGCTCTGAAAGTCTATGACGGCGTAGGGCATAATTTCCTGCCCTTTCTGGATAGCGACGACGCGGACAAGAAAGCGATCGCCAAGGACGCGCTTGCCCGCATCGAGGCAGTCGCGGCGTGA
- a CDS encoding maleylacetate reductase — MSRSFVYTARPARVVFGRGTIDRLVEEADMLGIERALVLTTDFQAPEGGRLVERLGRRAAGLFTGAVMHTPVAVTETAMKIFEERDADGIVSFGGGSTTGLGKAIALRNDAPQLVIPTSYAGSEMTAIVGQTEDGKKTTLTSPKVLPETVIYDVDFTLSLLPLMTVTSGMNAIAHAVEALYAENANPVLSLMAEEGIRAMVSALPRLAEGSGETDIEARSDALYGAWLCGTCLGLGGVALHHKLCHVLGGSFDLPHAETHTIILPHALTYNAPAIPDAMQRLRRAMDCERPAARLFDIAKQGGAPVALKDLGMPETGIERVADITLDNPYYNPRPLDRQAIVALLRNAWEGGRPEC; from the coding sequence GTGAGCCGGAGCTTTGTCTACACCGCTCGGCCGGCGCGCGTGGTTTTCGGGCGCGGGACGATCGACCGGCTGGTCGAGGAAGCCGATATGCTCGGTATCGAGCGCGCCTTGGTCCTTACAACGGACTTCCAGGCCCCCGAGGGCGGCCGTCTCGTGGAGCGACTGGGCAGGCGCGCTGCCGGCCTGTTCACCGGCGCTGTGATGCACACGCCCGTCGCCGTCACCGAAACCGCGATGAAGATATTCGAGGAGCGCGACGCTGACGGTATCGTCTCGTTTGGCGGCGGCTCGACGACGGGATTGGGCAAGGCGATCGCGCTGCGCAACGATGCACCACAGCTCGTTATCCCGACCAGCTATGCAGGCTCCGAAATGACGGCAATTGTGGGGCAGACCGAAGACGGGAAGAAAACGACACTGACCTCGCCAAAGGTATTGCCCGAAACGGTGATCTACGATGTCGATTTCACCCTGTCCCTGCTGCCCCTGATGACAGTTACCAGCGGCATGAACGCAATCGCCCATGCCGTGGAAGCGCTGTATGCGGAAAATGCCAATCCGGTGCTCAGCTTGATGGCCGAAGAGGGTATTCGCGCCATGGTTTCGGCACTTCCGCGGCTTGCGGAGGGTTCGGGCGAAACGGATATCGAGGCCCGGTCCGATGCGCTCTACGGCGCGTGGCTGTGCGGGACCTGCCTCGGACTTGGCGGTGTCGCGCTGCACCACAAGCTATGCCATGTGCTGGGCGGTTCGTTCGATCTGCCGCATGCCGAAACCCACACGATCATATTGCCGCATGCGCTGACTTATAATGCACCGGCGATCCCCGATGCGATGCAAAGACTGCGCCGTGCGATGGATTGCGAACGGCCCGCCGCGCGCCTGTTCGATATCGCCAAGCAAGGTGGCGCACCGGTTGCACTGAAAGACCTGGGAATGCCTGAAACAGGCATCGAACGCGTAGCCGACATCACGCTCGACAATCCCTATTACAATCCGCGACCGCTCGACCGGCAGGCAATCGTGGCACTCCTACGCAATGCCTGGGAGGGAGGCAGACCGGAATGCTGA
- the pcaF gene encoding 3-oxoadipyl-CoA thiolase has product MLNGNAVYLCQNIRTPIGRYGGALATVRPDDLAAHVIRAVMAQAPSLDPNAIDEVILGCANQAGEDNRNIARMAALLADLPESVPGVTVNRLCASGLNAVGMAAHSIAAGDADVIIAGGVESMSRAPFVMNKADKAWSRNAQLYDTTIGWRFVNPLMAARFGVDSMPETAENVAAEYDISRTDQDSFSLRSQQRADRAQQGGIFAEEIAPVDVAGPKGTARTVRHDEHLRPDTSLAGLAKLKAPFRDGGTITAGNASGVNDGAAAMIIASETATERFGLVPMARIAGLASAGVAPGVMGIGPVPAVRKLMARLSLKIGDFDVIELNEAFAAQALAVLRSLGVADDAKHVNPNGGAIALGHPLGMSGARLAMTAARELAQRGGRKAMATMCVGVGQGVALTLEAP; this is encoded by the coding sequence ATGCTGAACGGCAATGCGGTCTATCTCTGCCAGAATATCCGAACGCCGATCGGGCGCTATGGCGGCGCGCTCGCCACTGTTCGGCCCGACGATCTTGCCGCTCACGTCATCCGGGCCGTCATGGCACAAGCGCCCTCGCTCGATCCCAATGCGATCGACGAGGTGATCCTGGGGTGCGCCAATCAGGCCGGCGAAGACAATCGCAATATCGCCCGCATGGCCGCCTTACTTGCCGACCTCCCGGAAAGCGTGCCGGGCGTGACCGTCAACCGGCTCTGCGCATCGGGGCTCAATGCGGTTGGCATGGCCGCGCATTCCATCGCGGCTGGCGATGCGGACGTTATCATCGCGGGCGGCGTGGAATCGATGAGCCGCGCGCCTTTTGTGATGAACAAGGCGGACAAGGCCTGGTCGCGGAACGCCCAGCTATACGACACGACGATCGGCTGGCGGTTCGTTAACCCGCTCATGGCGGCAAGATTTGGCGTCGATTCTATGCCTGAAACCGCGGAAAATGTGGCGGCTGAATACGATATATCGCGCACGGATCAGGATAGTTTCTCCCTGCGGTCGCAGCAGCGCGCCGACCGGGCACAACAAGGCGGGATATTCGCCGAAGAAATTGCCCCGGTCGATGTGGCAGGTCCAAAGGGCACCGCGCGCACGGTCCGGCATGATGAGCACCTTCGGCCGGACACCTCATTGGCCGGGCTTGCAAAACTCAAAGCGCCGTTCCGCGATGGCGGCACCATAACCGCCGGCAACGCATCGGGCGTCAATGACGGTGCGGCGGCCATGATCATCGCGTCGGAAACCGCTACCGAGCGCTTCGGACTGGTTCCGATGGCCCGGATCGCGGGGCTGGCAAGTGCCGGCGTGGCGCCAGGCGTCATGGGCATCGGGCCCGTGCCTGCTGTCCGGAAACTGATGGCGCGGCTCTCGCTGAAGATCGGCGATTTCGACGTGATCGAACTCAACGAAGCCTTTGCGGCCCAGGCACTCGCCGTACTCCGGTCACTTGGCGTTGCAGACGACGCTAAACATGTGAACCCGAATGGCGGAGCCATCGCGCTCGGCCATCCCCTCGGGATGAGCGGCGCGCGGCTCGCAATGACCGCGGCCCGCGAATTAGCACAGCGGGGCGGGCGAAAGGCTATGGCTACGATGTGTGTGGGCGTCGGTCAGGGCGTGGCCTTGACCTTGGAAGCACCATGA
- the nrtS gene encoding nitrate/nitrite transporter NrtS: MRVTVARAIKVGLIVGTLLVLLNHGDGMAIGEWPPWWKVVLTYLVPYSVSSYSTAAFLMDLSRRKFRGPMAERPL, from the coding sequence ATGCGGGTTACAGTAGCGCGCGCGATCAAGGTCGGCTTGATCGTCGGCACGCTGCTCGTTCTACTCAACCATGGCGATGGCATGGCGATCGGCGAATGGCCGCCATGGTGGAAGGTCGTCCTCACCTATCTCGTACCCTATTCGGTCTCCTCCTACTCTACGGCCGCCTTTCTGATGGATCTGTCGCGCCGGAAATTTCGCGGTCCGATGGCGGAGCGCCCGTTATGA